A DNA window from Cognatiyoonia koreensis contains the following coding sequences:
- a CDS encoding site-specific DNA-methyltransferase, with product MKTKSKGAEVKSLPLNQILDGDCIEVMNSLPESSVDLIFADPPYNLQLRGDLHRPDNSKVDAVDDHWDQFDSFKVYDKFTRAWLTAARRLLKPDGAIWVIGSYHNVFRMGAELQNQGFWILNDVVWRKSNPMPNFRGKRFTNAHETMIWASKAEGSKYTFNYEALKALNEGVQMRSDWVLPICTGHERLKDENGDKAHPTQKPESLLHRVLIGSTNPGDVILDPFFGTGTTGAVAKMLGRDFIGIEREETYREVAKKRLSKIRKFDKEALEVTQSKRAEPRVAFGVLVERGMLRPGEELWSLNGRHKAKVRADGTLIGDDIKGSIHQVGAHLEGAPSCNGWTYWQFKRDGQKVPIDLLRQQIRAEMAKH from the coding sequence ATGAAAACGAAATCAAAGGGGGCAGAAGTGAAGTCACTTCCGCTCAACCAAATCCTTGACGGTGACTGTATCGAAGTCATGAACAGCCTGCCAGAAAGCAGTGTTGATCTGATCTTTGCCGATCCGCCTTACAACCTTCAGTTGCGTGGTGATTTGCATCGTCCCGACAATTCCAAAGTCGATGCGGTCGATGATCATTGGGACCAGTTCGACAGCTTTAAAGTTTACGATAAATTCACCCGCGCGTGGCTTACCGCCGCACGGCGTTTGCTTAAGCCTGATGGCGCGATCTGGGTCATCGGATCTTACCACAACGTGTTCCGCATGGGAGCAGAACTTCAGAACCAGGGATTCTGGATCCTGAATGATGTGGTTTGGCGCAAATCGAACCCGATGCCGAACTTCCGCGGCAAGCGTTTCACGAATGCACATGAAACAATGATCTGGGCGTCCAAGGCCGAAGGCAGCAAATACACTTTCAATTACGAAGCGCTGAAAGCGTTGAACGAAGGTGTGCAGATGCGGTCTGACTGGGTTCTGCCCATCTGCACGGGTCACGAGCGTCTGAAAGACGAAAACGGCGATAAGGCGCATCCGACACAAAAGCCCGAAAGTCTGTTGCACCGCGTGCTGATCGGCTCGACCAATCCGGGCGACGTGATCCTTGATCCATTCTTTGGGACAGGCACCACCGGCGCAGTCGCTAAAATGCTTGGACGGGACTTCATCGGGATCGAACGTGAAGAAACCTACCGTGAAGTCGCGAAAAAGCGTCTGTCGAAGATTCGCAAGTTCGACAAGGAAGCGCTTGAAGTCACGCAATCCAAGCGCGCCGAACCACGTGTCGCATTCGGCGTTCTGGTCGAGCGCGGGATGCTGCGTCCGGGCGAAGAACTCTGGTCGCTGAATGGTCGCCACAAGGCCAAGGTCCGTGCTGACGGCACGCTGATCGGGGACGATATCAAAGGATCAATACATCAGGTCGGAGCGCACCTTGAGGGTGCCCCAAGCTGCAACGGCTGGACCTA